DNA sequence from the Neospora caninum Liverpool complete genome, chromosome VIIa genome:
CCTCGGGCGGATGAAGAAACCGAATGGACCGAACAGGCAGGCTAGTCACTGCCGATTCCAGTTCTCTGTTGGCCGCCGGAGCCAGTGTTCTGGCTACAGAAAAAGAATGGAGCAAGCGGGGTGCCGTATTTCGGAAGACTCCTTAATCGTCGGGGGTCGAAATAAGAAAACGCTGAGTCTTGCgtgcgttcttttctttaACAGTTTCAGTTCCGCCTACCGTCCTTGCTCGCCCCTGAGGGCGGTCGCCTCGCATGCCCCGGGCGCCggcattttctctcttctgtgtgtgcTGTCTTTCTGTGGTCTTTTAGGAAATGTTTCATCAGTCTCTAGAGatggaaggagacggaacggATCTGCCTGAAACCACCGACACTTCCCCAGTGTTTCCTTCAGTGCATGCGCTAAAGGAGGGGCGAACCTCGCGGTGTTTCCGCGGCCGctgtcgcgcatgcacatgacAGGGGACGGAAAAAGACGTTTGctgttccctttttttcgtcgATCCATGACTCTACGGTGACCGGAGAAGTTTTCTTAATCCTTCTTATTCGGGGGCAAGGGACGAGGACAATAAGGGACGAGAGGCATTCTtccggagaaggaagaagtgtCTCTTTTGAGTGGCAgacgcgcgtgcgcgtctcggcTCTACGTAGTGTAtccgcgcgttttctgggTTTTGACCATAtttctcctcccttcctGATCCGTATTTTCCCGTCCCCCTTTTGGTTCTTTCATCGTTCCCGTTTCTGTGCTTTTTCGGTGGCACGATACACTGCTCAGACCCTGGTGCCGCAGTCCCGTAACTCCTACGGCAGACAATTCTCTCTTCGTATCCTTTGCGGTTCcacttctttttccgtcgtgtttttctgcttgcccacttcttctcctgctGTTCTGCGgccgtcctctcgcctccagcTGTTGCAGTTGCAGTTCTActccctgcctctccccAACCGTTTATCTTCTGTCGCGCACGACCCGCAGTTCGACAGTAAAGGGTACCGATCGGCCGGTGGCGTTTAGGAACTCcatttcgtttcctcttACGTCTTCCCTCGAAAATTGCTTCCTCGGGACActtgcgtttcctctttgaTTGTACTGTGCACCCATCGTAGGAAACGAGGTCTGTGCATTTCGTCGACTACGTGATAAGCGTCTATCCGTTTCTGGCCTCCTGCGAGCAGAGGCAGTCTCGGccggggtgtacgtacactgcaGCAGAGAGTCCAGCATTCCAGTCATAATGGTGGCATAATGACCAACTCACACGGGACTGCGGAGAGCTCTTTCTGcggctcttttttctcgtctgttccCATTTCCTCAAGGGAgcggcgtctctttcgtccgcctcgctcttgcGGAGCCGATGGTCATGCGTTCTAAGACCAcactctccgttctttccgtttctgtttcaAGTCTGTTTGGACCTCTCCAGCACCTCCACAactcttcgcctctgtgcTGCTCGGGCCAGAGAAGTgtccgcgcgcctctctctggtccGCCTTTCTGAGTTTTTTCTCCGGACAAAACTTCCGCAATCGATCCTTCACTCAACTGCCGTCGATCGCCCGTGGtgttcgctttctcgccccttttccctttttgtcttgctgcctctctccgtttgtgTCTCCTAATTCGTTCCGTGTCGCAtcgtccctctcgccgcatcgtccctctcgccgcgtcgtccctctcgccgcgtcgtctctctcgccgctatatcccccccccccccccccgtccCCCCCCGCCTcagctttttttcctttctcgctgcttttgctgtgtcttcttcgttccccCTCCCAccctcgtttcctccgaGACACACGATGCAAGCTCCTCGGCAGCCGGGCTGTCTGATGCCTGGCGCCCGGCGGGTGATCCCCGGCTCTGGCCCCAGCGGCCACTACGTGCCGGGCGTCGGGCGCGGGGCCTCGCCCTTCACGACTCGCGCGGAGACTCCAGGCCTTCTTCCGGTCCCGGGCAAGAGGACCGACAACCTCATGAACAAGGCAGCGCTCCAGGGGGCTGCCGGCGTTATGACTGGCGGGGAGCTCTCGTCGTCTGCGCGAACCGCCGCAGAGTAAGCATCTCCTGACGCACCCAGGGGACGCGTTGGCGGATGCTGCTCGAACTCTCCGGGATATCTGCGCAGCCGTACACAGTGCCTCGgcagcgtctcttccctAGCCGTAAAAATGTATTTGTCTATATAGAAAGCGATGCAGATCTCTCCctgtatctatgtatatgtggAAAAAGATTTGTGGGCAAAGATGTTTCTGTTGCAGAGTGGGCGACTCAGGGGTATCCGCGTGCATGTATCTGTCGAAGCAATATTGCCTTCGGAGTCCTTTTCTGGAGTGGTGCGCTCTGTGACAGGTGTTTCCCGGAATGTCCACAGAAAACCCGCTTGTCAAGGTCCGGCGGCTGTGGTACTTTCGGACGCTGCGTCTTGCGTTGCGAAcccgtcgccctctctctgctttggCGTGCGCTCCTGGAGAACTCCAGTGTCAAGTGTGAACTTCATGCAGCGCCGTGCACCTGGGcttccggtttctctcttgttcaGGCTCTTTGGACGGCCGCCGCCAGGCTACGTTCCAGGGCGCGGGCGAGGAGCGACCGGCTTCGCAGGGGGAGTTAGTCGAGACGACAGTGCATCCGACAACGCCCACGCCGACAAGAGTGATCTTTCCGATGCAAACTTCGATCCTTTCACGGGGTATTCGGAGGCGCTTTTCAATGACGCTGAGTAAGACACAAGACATCGGAAAAGCCGTTTGAAGAGCGCCAGTCGGAAACCACAAAAAGGCGAGGTGCGCGCGCGGGTATATTCCTGTTTTTCGTGCCTAGCTCTAGCGCTGAGCGATCCGTTTCTTGCTCAGTTCCGCCTCTACGACACATCTGCCGCAGCCGCACGCTCGACGCTGGACGTTCGTGTTCTCCGCCAGTCCGTCTGTTTGCTTCTccgcggctcttcttcgtgtcggtcgctctcgccgtctcttctcgcgagaaCTTTTCGTTTCGCCGTGTGTGTTTGCGCCCTGTAGGtacgacgaagaagatcgCGAGGCTGACAGAATCTACGACACGGTCGACATGCGCATGGATGCACGGAGAAAgtcgcgcagagaaaaccgaCTGAAGGAGGAAATCGCCAAGATGCGGGCCGAGAAACCGACGATCCACCAGCAGTTTGCAGACATCAAACGGTCCCTGGCAACAGTCACGAAAGGTATGCGTCTCAGGTGTTTCGCCCACAAGACTAACCCACACGGGGAAAGCCCCGAGGCCAAATCTCGCGGGGCGGGTACGTCTCCCGTCGCCGTCCCTCTGCCGCGTCTTTTTGCACATCTCGGCGCGCCATCCGTCCGCGCATatctgcttcttttctcctttcctgcgtCTGTCCTGCTCGCGGCAGCTGCGCGTCCCTCGGCGCGCGCACTCTTCCGAGTTTGCGCCTGGCcgttctgtgcatgcgcccccgcgtctgcatgtgtgtgtgtgggtgcATGCCTCGGCTTTTTCAGAAGAGTGGGAAGCGATTCCGTCCGTCGGGGACTACACTTTGAAgcggaagcaaaagaagCCGCAGATGCTCAGCATGGCGCCAGACTCGCTCTTGCTCCAGGGGCGCAACGCGACGTCGTACTCGAACTCGATTGCGTCGGCGGGGTCGGCGACGCCGATCGGCTTCGGCATGCAGACGCCCTTGATGGGCATGTCCACGCCGCTGGGGCTCCAGACCCCGCTAGGCCTGCGAACGCCGCTGCTCGGGGCCGGCTCGGGGCCGGCTTCGGGCTCGGGGACGCCGTCGCTGAACGACTTGGGCGAAGCCCGCGGGACGGTGTTGTCTGTGAAGCTGGACAAGGTCATGGACAATCTGTCGGGGCAAACAGTCATCGATCCGAAGGGGTACTTGACCGATTTGAACTCGATGCAGAtgcagagcgacgcagacgtCGCAGACATCAAGAAGGCTCGGACGCTGCTCAAGTCGGTGACTTCGACGAATCCGCACCATGCGCCAGGGTGGATTGCCGCGGCGCGGCTGGAGGAGCTCGCGGGAAagctgcaggcggcgcgcgagtTGATTGCGACCGGGTGCCAGCAGTGTCCCAAGTCGGAGGACGTCTGGctggaggcggcgcgtctggagaagccgaagaacgCCAAGGCGGTGCTCGCGAAAGCCGTCTCGGTGTTGCCGCACTCCGTCCGGCTCTGGTTCGACGCGTACGCACGCGAGAAGGACATGGACCAGCGGAAGCGCGTGCTGCGCAAAGCCCTCGAGTTCATCCCGAACTCGGTCCGGCTGTGGAAGGAGGCCGTCAGCttggaggaggagaagaacgcgcggaTCATGCTGACGCGGGCCGTCGAGTGCGTGCCGCAGTCCGTGGAGATCTGGCTGGCTCTCGCGCGGCTGAGCAGCTacgaagaggcgcagaaggtGCTGAAcgaggcgcggaagaagtGCCCGACGAGCCCCGAAATCTGGGTGGCAGCCTGCAAGctggaggagacgcagggaaaCCTGAAGATGGTCGAGACGATCGTTTCCCGCGCGCGCGACAACCTGATTGCGCGCGGCGTGGCGCAGACGCGGGACGTCTggctgcgtctcgccgaggaagccgaggTCTCCGGCTTCCTGGCCAGCTGCCAAGCGATCGTGAAGGCAACGATGAAGGTCGGCGTGGAGGGTATGAACGCGAAGCGGATCtggaaggaagacgcggaggaggctctcgcgcgcggctcGGTCGCGACGGCGCGTGCGCTGTACACCTGCGCGATTGAGCGCCtcaagacgaagaagagttTGTGGCTGGCCCTCGCAGACCTCGAGACGAAGCACGGCACTGCGGAGCACctcgagaagctgctgcaGAAGGCCGTGCTGTGTTGCCCCCAAGCCGAAGTTCTCTGGCTGATGCTTGCCAAGCAGCACTGGCTCCAGGGCGACGTCCAGGCGGCCCGGAAGGTCCTTGCCGAGGCGTTCGTCCACAACGAGAACAACGAGGCGATCTCGCTGGCCGCCGTGAAGCTCGAGCGCGAGAACAACGAGTTCCTGCGGGCGCGGAAGATTCTGAAGCGGACGCGCGCGCACGTGAACACGCAGAAAGTCTGGATGCAGTCCGTGCAGCTGGAGCGGCAAGTGGGCGACTACGACGCCGCGATCGCCCTGTGCGAGGAGGCCTTGCAGAAACATCCCGAGTGCGCCAAGTTGTGGATGATTGGCGGCCAGCTGCATCGCGAGCacccgacgaagaagaacgacgagacagccgcggAGGTGTTCCAACGCGGAACCGTCGTCTGTCCGCGGAGTGTGCCCGTCTGGCTGTGCGCCGTCGACTGCCAGCGAGAGCAAGGCAAGTGgagcgtcgcgcgcgcgatcctcgagaaggcgaagctgcgGAACCCGAAGAACCCCGAACTGTGGCACGCCGCCATCCAAATTGAAGTCGAAGCTGGGAACAAGCAGATGGCGCAGCACGTCGCCAGCAAGGCCGTCCAGGAGTGTCCGTCCTCCGGCCTCGTGTGGGCCGAGGCGATCTTCCTGGAAGAGAAATCTGCACAGGTGAGTGCGCCCCAGACAGGGCGCTTCTGGGACTGCGTTGAGGTCACTCTAGCAGCGAGAATGGAAAAAAGTGCTTCAGCGAGCAGGGAGGTTTCGCCGAGAGACGGTGGCGGGCGAGACTGTAGCAAAATTGATGCGCAGCGGGGAGGCAGACTTCGCACGGGGCCGGCGCGCCCGCTTTTCCCTGGTTGCTGGCGCGCTTCAGAACACACACAGGCCGCCGTGGAAGCTCCTTCCAGCCTTTCGCCCGCGCGACGgcgtccgctctctctcgacctCTTTCCTGGCGTTTTGCAGACGCATAAAGCAGTCGACGCGCTGACCAAGTGTGAAAACGACGTCCACCTggtcctcgctgtcgctcggCTCTTCTGGCGGGAAGGGAAAATCTCCAAGGCGAGAAAGTGGCTGAACAGAAGCGTGACCCTCGACGCGTCCTTCGGCGACGCCTGGgcagcgtttctcgccttcgaactggaaaacggaggcggagaaaaagagtgcAGAAACATCATAAACAAAGCCTCGCTTGCGCAGCCGAACCGAGGTAGGCGTTTGCGTCCGTCAAAcgctccgcctctgcggcgTGCTCCTCTGCCGAGGCGTTCGCCAGACACATCGACAATCGTGTGCTGTCGAGACCTCGCGTCGCAGGTTCCTCTCAAAGACAGGGACCTCTAtcgctctcgctgtctccttgtttTGTCTCGAGGTTTGCCACTCGGTGGAAAGAGTTAGCGACACGTGGAGAAGGGCGCAAGCGTTCGTCCTACCCAGGAAGccaacacacacagaaaagaacCCTTCAGCCGCCGTTTTGTCCACATTCTCCCGTGGAATATATTTGcaaatatatgtgtatgtggagagagagggaaagcatCTCTTCCGGTTCATCTGCATTATGACGTCGCAGTCAAAAGCTGCACGATAGACGCGATACTGGACGTGACATGTTTTGCGGGTGTCTTCTTAGGTTTGAACTGGAACAAGGTGGTGAAGCACGTGAGCTCTTGGacgctctcctttcccgaGGTAAGAACTGTCCACTCAAAAAAAGCCTGCGAAACacgtctttcctttttccaaCTGGCGCCTCTGTTTCCACTGAATAGCAGCACTCCGGATTCCTCAGCCGCGCCGTCTTTTGAATCTCGCCAGGGGAGGCTCGGGTGTATGGTGCGCCAAgcaagaaggggagaagaagcgtgcatcgccgctgttttctcgtcctgGTGCACGTCCTCGGCGTTCTTGCCGCGCCTCGCAGCGGGCTCGATTGAACTTAGGAGCAGCGCCCCTCGGACATCAGCGCGGCGCACACATGTGAAGAAAAGTTGCCACTCGGAGTGCAATGGAACTTCGCACCTCGTTTATCGTTGTCGGTGCACGAGAAACTGGCATCTACGTCAGAAGGTCTAGATATGCGTCCGTATTCACTGATGTATCTACCTAGGCTATCGGGCTTCCGTCAAGAATCACAGCACAAGTCACCAGGGTTGGAATGCCAATCAGAGAGTCTGGTTGAACGGAGCGG
Encoded proteins:
- a CDS encoding putative U5 snRNP-associated 102 kDa protein, translating into MQAPRQPGCLMPGARRVIPGSGPSGHYVPGVGRGASPFTTRAETPGLLPVPGKRTDNLMNKAALQGAAGVMTGGELSSSARTAAELFGRPPPGYVPGRGRGATGFAGGVSRDDSASDNAHADKSDLSDANFDPFTGYSEALFNDAEYDEEDREADRIYDTVDMRMDARRKSRRENRLKEEIAKMRAEKPTIHQQFADIKRSLATVTKEEWEAIPSVGDYTLKRKQKKPQMLSMAPDSLLLQGRNATSYSNSIASAGSATPIGFGMQTPLMGMSTPLGLQTPLGLRTPLLGAGSGPASGSGTPSLNDLGEARGTVLSVKLDKVMDNLSGQTVIDPKGYLTDLNSMQMQSDADVADIKKARTLLKSVTSTNPHHAPGWIAAARLEELAGKLQAARELIATGCQQCPKSEDVWLEAARLEKPKNAKAVLAKAVSVLPHSVRLWFDAYAREKDMDQRKRVLRKALEFIPNSVRLWKEAVSLEEEKNARIMLTRAVECVPQSVEIWLALARLSSYEEAQKVLNEARKKCPTSPEIWVAACKLEETQGNLKMVETIVSRARDNLIARGVAQTRDVWLRLAEEAEVSGFLASCQAIVKATMKVGVEGMNAKRIWKEDAEEALARGSVATARALYTCAIERLKTKKSLWLALADLETKHGTAEHLEKLLQKAVLCCPQAEVLWLMLAKQHWLQGDVQAARKVLAEAFVHNENNEAISLAAVKLERENNEFLRARKILKRTRAHVNTQKVWMQSVQLERQVGDYDAAIALCEEALQKHPECAKLWMIGGQLHREHPTKKNDETAAEVFQRGTVVCPRSVPVWLCAVDCQREQGKWSVARAILEKAKLRNPKNPELWHAAIQIEVEAGNKQMAQHVASKAVQECPSSGLVWAEAIFLEEKSAQTHKAVDALTKCENDVHLVLAVARLFWREGKISKARKWLNRSVTLDASFGDAWAAFLAFELENGGGEKECRNIINKASLAQPNRGLNWNKVVKHVSSWTLSFPEKLRKVIERMFPEAMKNDKIPPIIKDALYGKLDITDTKSTSSSPPQQEGREEKIKEEERENEGRKPEKASHASSDVQSAADVDAGGADLGDREASTQSGEKREREDETDRGEREAKRAK